CAGGAGGTCGCTGGTTCAAGTCCAGTCGCCCCGACCATTTTTTATATAAATATAAAAAATCCCTTCTTTAACCACATCTACCAATTTTTCATCATACATAATCATAAAATGATACAAATTATGTTCCTGTATACAAAATAGGCAGGGGTATTCTTGCATTCGTCTTGCTGATTAATTTAAAGATATTTTCAAAGTGTTGTCATGGAAATAGTTGTATAATTGTACAACAGTGAAAGGAGGAAAGTTGTGCAAGTCGAAGAGATTTTTAAAGCCCTGGCATGCAAATGGAGGATTGAAATCATAAAACAGATAGCAAAACAAGATCTTTGCATGTGTGATCTTGAAGCGGCAAATTATATCGATAAAACAACTATTTCAAGGCATATAGCCATTTTACAAAATGCTGGAATTATTGAGTTGCGAAGAGAAGGGCAGAAAAAAAGAATAATCCTAAAGGACAACAGGATTCTGGAACTCATAAATTTGGCTGAAAAGATCGTTGAAAAATGATATTCACAGAAGGAGGAGATATAGAATGGCAAAGAACTGGTATCCAGTTATTGATTACGACAAATGTGCTGGATGTCTGAGTTGTGCAAATTTCTGTCCTCATGGAGTTTACACAATCAAGGATGGTAAACCTGTTGTCACAAATCCTCTTGAATGTGTGGAGTTTTGCAGAGGTTGTCAAAAACTTTGTGACTACGGCGCGATAACTTACTCGACGGAGGTGAAAGTCCATGGGTAAAAAGGGATTGTTACTGTGTGTTTGTTAAGGTACATGCCCGTCTTTTCATCAAATGAATGTTTTTGAAGTGCTCAATGCTATAAGAAGAGAAAATTTGGTTGATTTTGTCGCACTTCATCCACAACTGTGCGCAGATGATGGAGATACTTACTTGAAAACATTGACAAAAGACGATCAAATAGAAAAGCTGTATGTAGCGGGTTGTGATCCAGCGATGCAAAAAAAGATGTACAGGGATGCTTTTGAAACGAGTAATTTTGACAGATCGAAACACGTTGGTGTAGATATAAGAAATATGACTACAGAACAGGCAATTGAAGCAATTAAGAATATGATCAAAAATAGCTGAGTTTTGTTGTATCATATCTTTGGTGATAGCTGTGTGCAGGATGATTGGTTTTTCTTTTGAAACTGAACAAGATGTAGGTGTATTTTTCAAACATTTACAATCAATGGCTCAAAATGGTAAGAGTGCTCCCCACAACCACGGGTGGGGAGTTTATGCTATCAAAGACAACGCAGTGATCTATTATCGCTCACCAAGGCCGGCGTATGAAGAAGAAATGACTTCGTTTCCTGCAAAAATAGGGATCTTTCACGCAAGAAAGGCATCAGAGCACTTGCCGATAACCTTTTTGCAACTCCATCCATTTATAGATAACAGAGGCAAGGCATTTTGTCACAACGGAACTATATATGACATTGAGTACTCTTCAATAGATAGCGATACTTACTCATATTTCTTGAAAATCAAAGATTTCTCAAATTACGAAGATCTAACTAACAAAATCGGGGAAATAGCTCAAAATTACAGGCACACAGGTATGAATTTTTTGATGATCAATAACGATGAACTGGTTGTTTATTGCGGATACAGTGGAAATAAAGATTACTACACTCTATGGTATCGAGATACAAATGGCTTTGTGGTGAGCTCAGAACCGATGGATCAAAGATTCAAACCGATAGATAATAAAACACTTCTCGTTGTGAAGGATGGAAAAATAGAGCAACTGAGATCGATTTAATGATCGGTGAAAACAAAAAGGGGCTTTAGCCCCTTTTTATGTGAAATAATTCTCTGCTGCGTGCGTAGCTGCTATTGCGCCATCTGAAACCGCAGTTATTATCTGTCTGACACTCTTTTTTCTAACATCTCCTATGGCATACACCCTTGGAATATTAGTTTGCATGAATTCATCTGTGATGATATAACCAGATTCGTCAGTGTTGACAACACCCTTGACAAAATCTGAATTTGGTACCAGACCGATAGCTATGAAAACACCGTCAACTTTTATGTTGCTCAATTCACCTGTTTTGGTGTCTCTAAGAATAACTTCCTCCAATTTCTTTGTTCCTGAAAAACTTTCAACGACTTTGTTGAACGCGAATTTGATCTTTTGATTGGAAAAGGCTCTGTCTTGCAGTATCTTAACAGCTCTCAATTTGTCACGTCTGTGAATTACAGTTACAGACCTTGCTATTTTGGCAAGATAGAGTGCATCGTTTATAGCTGTGTCTCCACCACCAACAACCGCTACATCTTTGTCTTTGAAGAAATAACCATCACAAGTTGCACAATATGAGATACCCTTTGCAGTCAATTCTTTCTCACCAGGCACATTCAATTTTTTCGGATCGGCACCTGTTGCTATCATCAAAACGTGTGATTTTATCATTCTCCCATCTTCTGTCTCAATGATTCTTTCGTCACCGTTTATTATGATATGTTTCACCTGTTCATTCAAAAAATGTGTGCCAAGTGACTGGGCATGTTCTTTCATTCTCCCAGCGAGTTCTTGACCTTCGATCGAGGGAAAACCAAGATAGTTGTCTATATAAGTAGTGAGATTCAATTGACCGCCTTCAAGTGTCTTCTCTACAACGAGTACGCTCAAACCAGCACGAGTGGCATAAACAGCTGCACCAAGTGCGGCAGGACCACCGCCAACAGTGATCACATCGTAATAATCTCTTATCTCACTCCTATGACCTGTATCAAAGATCACGTTTGGTCATCTCCCAGTTGCTTTGAAAAGTTCTTGTATGAATGCATTTTCTGGATATGCACCAACAAAATCGTATTTGTCGTTGATAAAGGTATGAGGAACGGAGGAGACTCCATAGTTCATACTCAACTCTGGAAATTCATTTGCTTCTATCATCTCGGCAACTATGTTTGAATTAACCATCGCCGCACTATGTGCCATCAATACAGCCTTTGGACAATAAGGACAAGTTGGTGTCACAAAAACCTTTATTCGAAGGGGTTGGTTTATAGAACGAATCTTTTCAATTTGCTCTGCATTGAAGAACGATGGTTTACCCGTTGAAATCGATATGATATCCTGTATCAAACTGGAGAATTCATGACCAGATGGTATTCCGTAAAATCTCACTCTTGTATCGTTACCTTCTTTATCAAGAAGGATTATAGCTGGTGTCATATCTACTCTGTATCGCTCTGCAATTTCACGATCTTTTTTCACATGATAGACATACATCTCCATTTTGCTATCAATTGAAGACAATTCTTCGAGCACTTGCTGAGTAAGATCGCAGTACTCACATTCAGTTTTGTCATCAACAAAGATCAGAATTTTCACTGGATCTTTCAATTGCTCCGAGAAGACTTTTTGAAGATACTTTGCGTCTTTTTCACTTATCAATGCCATTTTCATACCTCCTCAATTGGTTCTACATAAATTCTACCAAACAAGTCGGAATTTATTCTTTTCTATCCAGTAAAGATGAAGTAAAACCTAATATGACGAGTAAAACACCGAGGGATAGTTTACTCAATTCATGACCAACTGAAATCCTGTTGAAGACGAAAGTCAGAACGAACAAACCCCAGCAAATCAAAATAGAAGCGACATTTCGCTTTGTACATCGTTTTAGCAGATAGGTGGTTACATATTCTCTCTTTGTAAAACCCATAGAAAGAAAGAGTACGCGAAATCTCTTATCTTCATTTTCAAGATAAGCAGATAATCGACCTACATGGAAGAGAAAAGCGATCAACGAACATATGAAAAAATTCCTCACACCATATTGTCCAAAGGCTGATGTATAAGTAATGAGGACACCCAATGTAGTAATTACGTTGATAGTTGAAAATGGTGTGAGTGTCATGTTTGCCGTTCCAGAAAAATTAGCCCAGACGACGGGCAAAGCAGAAGATATGCCAATTGTCGAGTAGACTAAACCAAGTAAAAAATCTCTCAGAAAATCACTCACGCCTGTTTTTTCTCCTCTCCTTGTGGTTCTTTTTTCAAAACCTCTGCTATACCTGCTAAACTCGAAAGGATAGCCGAGGCTTCCATCGGTAAGAATATCTTAGTTGCCTTGCCGTTGGCAATCTCTTTAAGTGCATCAAGGTATTTGATTGCAATTAAATCACTTGTAGGTGCACCTTCATGTATGGCTTTGAAAACATTTATGATTGCTTCAGCTTGACCTTGAGCTTCTGCTATGAGTTTAAATCTATTGGCTTCAGCGACCTTCTTAATTGCCTCAGCCTCACCTTCGGCTCTTAAAATGGCTGCATTTCTCTCGCCTTCAGCTTTGAGAATTTCTGCTTGTTTTATACCTTCTGCTTCAAGAATCGCTGCCCTTTTGGTCCTCTCGGCTTTCATCTGTTTACTCATGGCATCAGTTATGTCTTTGGGCGGATCTATTTTCTTGATTTCAACTCTGGTTATCCTTACCCCCCATTTATCCGTGGCATCATCCAAAACCGTTCTCAATCTCGTGTTTATCTTCTCTCTTGAGGTGAGAGTTTGATCCAGTTCGAGTTCTCCTATTACATTTCTCAAGTTAGTTTGCGCAAGTTTGAGTGTTGCAAATTGAAAGTTATTGACATTGTACACTACTTTGTACGCATCGGTGACCTCATAGTATATTACGGCATCAACTGTGACTACAACGTTATCTTTGGTTATAACCTCTTGAGGAGGTACATCTATCACCATTTCTCTCAGATCAACCCTCGTCATTCTGTCAAAAAATGGAACTATGAAATGTAAACCCGGTCCAGCCTCTCTGTGAAATTTACCAAGTCTTTCAATCAATCCCCTTTGATATGGTCTTACCACCTTGATACCAGTTGCAGCTATTATCAATATCAAAACGGCAACTACACCGAGTGCAATTATCATTTTCATTCACCTCCTTTTAGTCTTTCGACGATGACATGTGCTCCTTCCACTTTTAGAATTTTGACCCTTTCCCCTTCTTGGATAACAGAATCGTCATTGGAGTAAGCTCGCCATATATCGCCATTGATCTTGACAAGACCTTTACCTTGTTCGTTATCGATTGTTTCAATCACTGAACCGATTTTTCCTATTATCTCATCTATGTGTATCTTACGTGGTTGTTCCTTGGTTAATTTTTTAGTTAATGGTCTGGTTAAAATGACCAAAAGACCAGAGATCACGATGAAAGTTATGACTTGGACCAACGTACCAAAAGCGATACTAACCGCAGACGCTACGAATGCACCTATTCCGAACCAGAACAAGAAAAATGTCGGGGTGAGTATTTCTCCTATCACGAAGATCACGCCAAAGATCAACCACACTACAAAAGGTTCCATGTGTATCACCCCTTTCAGAGTGTGAACACGGTTTCAGGATCGACATAGCTTATCTGGAAGTTTATATTTTCTTTTATATTTCTCAGGTATCTGTCAACTTTCCCACTGTATCTGGAAGAAATATGGTATAGGATCAGTCTTTGAACATTGGCTTGGCAGGCTATTTCGATGACTTCTTCGAGTGAAGCATGTGCATTCATTCTTCTATCGCTGGTTTTGAGAAATGTACATTCGTGCAAAAGTATTTCAGTGTCCTTGGCATCCATTGGATCTATACCAAAAGTGTCACCAGAAACTGTCAGTATTTTTTTCTCGTATATTTCTGTTATTTGATCTGGTCCGAGTCTTTTTGATAATCTACTAATTTCTTCTTCCGGGAGATCTCTGTACTCTTGTTTAAGCCTTCGTCGTGTTTCAATTACATTATACCCGAAACTGAAATCCTGAACTGTATGTTTAACTTTGAATGGTACTATGTACCTTGCAAATCCACCTGCTTGCCTTAGAAAGATTTTTTCTTGAGCTGAAACAGGTTGTGCGATCAACTCAAATCTTAAATCATCGTTTGCCTTTTTTATGAATTCTAACCATTCCTCGATTGCCGTATTTTCTTTTGGATAATAAACTGTTAAAGGTTTTTCTC
The DNA window shown above is from Thermotoga profunda AZM34c06 and carries:
- a CDS encoding ArsR/SmtB family transcription factor, translated to MYNSERRKVVQVEEIFKALACKWRIEIIKQIAKQDLCMCDLEAANYIDKTTISRHIAILQNAGIIELRREGQKKRIILKDNRILELINLAEKIVEK
- a CDS encoding ATP-binding protein; protein product: MAKNWYPVIDYDKCAGCLSCANFCPHGVYTIKDGKPVVTNPLECVEFCRGCQKLCDYGAITYSTEVKVHG
- a CDS encoding heterodisulfide reductase subunit A-like protein, whose amino-acid sequence is MNVFEVLNAIRRENLVDFVALHPQLCADDGDTYLKTLTKDDQIEKLYVAGCDPAMQKKMYRDAFETSNFDRSKHVGVDIRNMTTEQAIEAIKNMIKNS
- a CDS encoding class II glutamine amidotransferase gives rise to the protein MIAVCRMIGFSFETEQDVGVFFKHLQSMAQNGKSAPHNHGWGVYAIKDNAVIYYRSPRPAYEEEMTSFPAKIGIFHARKASEHLPITFLQLHPFIDNRGKAFCHNGTIYDIEYSSIDSDTYSYFLKIKDFSNYEDLTNKIGEIAQNYRHTGMNFLMINNDELVVYCGYSGNKDYYTLWYRDTNGFVVSSEPMDQRFKPIDNKTLLVVKDGKIEQLRSI
- the trxB gene encoding thioredoxin-disulfide reductase; translation: MIFDTGHRSEIRDYYDVITVGGGPAALGAAVYATRAGLSVLVVEKTLEGGQLNLTTYIDNYLGFPSIEGQELAGRMKEHAQSLGTHFLNEQVKHIIINGDERIIETEDGRMIKSHVLMIATGADPKKLNVPGEKELTAKGISYCATCDGYFFKDKDVAVVGGGDTAINDALYLAKIARSVTVIHRRDKLRAVKILQDRAFSNQKIKFAFNKVVESFSGTKKLEEVILRDTKTGELSNIKVDGVFIAIGLVPNSDFVKGVVNTDESGYIITDEFMQTNIPRVYAIGDVRKKSVRQIITAVSDGAIAATHAAENYFT
- the pdo gene encoding protein disulfide oxidoreductase, translated to MALISEKDAKYLQKVFSEQLKDPVKILIFVDDKTECEYCDLTQQVLEELSSIDSKMEMYVYHVKKDREIAERYRVDMTPAIILLDKEGNDTRVRFYGIPSGHEFSSLIQDIISISTGKPSFFNAEQIEKIRSINQPLRIKVFVTPTCPYCPKAVLMAHSAAMVNSNIVAEMIEANEFPELSMNYGVSSVPHTFINDKYDFVGAYPENAFIQELFKATGR
- a CDS encoding SPFH domain-containing protein translates to MIIALGVVAVLILIIAATGIKVVRPYQRGLIERLGKFHREAGPGLHFIVPFFDRMTRVDLREMVIDVPPQEVITKDNVVVTVDAVIYYEVTDAYKVVYNVNNFQFATLKLAQTNLRNVIGELELDQTLTSREKINTRLRTVLDDATDKWGVRITRVEIKKIDPPKDITDAMSKQMKAERTKRAAILEAEGIKQAEILKAEGERNAAILRAEGEAEAIKKVAEANRFKLIAEAQGQAEAIINVFKAIHEGAPTSDLIAIKYLDALKEIANGKATKIFLPMEASAILSSLAGIAEVLKKEPQGEEKKQA
- a CDS encoding NfeD family protein, coding for MEPFVVWLIFGVIFVIGEILTPTFFLFWFGIGAFVASAVSIAFGTLVQVITFIVISGLLVILTRPLTKKLTKEQPRKIHIDEIIGKIGSVIETIDNEQGKGLVKINGDIWRAYSNDDSVIQEGERVKILKVEGAHVIVERLKGGE
- a CDS encoding MBL fold metallo-hydrolase, translating into MILQIYSKALYSTWIYYAPERILFDAGEGVSLTMSNRIYAIRHVFLTHGHIDHISGLWTVVNTRNNSMGDREKPLTVYYPKENTAIEEWLEFIKKANDDLRFELIAQPVSAQEKIFLRQAGGFARYIVPFKVKHTVQDFSFGYNVIETRRRLKQEYRDLPEEEISRLSKRLGPDQITEIYEKKILTVSGDTFGIDPMDAKDTEILLHECTFLKTSDRRMNAHASLEEVIEIACQANVQRLILYHISSRYSGKVDRYLRNIKENINFQISYVDPETVFTL